Genomic window (Sphingosinicella microcystinivorans):
GCATCGCCATGCTGCCGACGTTCATCGCCTCGCCGGCAATCTCGAGCGGCGCGGTGGACGTCGTGCTCGGCGAATGGACGCGGGGCGAAACCGGACTTTACGCGGTCATGCCGCCGGGGCGCAGCGCGACCGCGCGGGTGCGGGCGCTCGTCGATTTTCTCGCCGCCCGCTTCGGCCCCGAACCGACGTGGGATCCCTGCTGGGAAGCGACGAAAGCCGCTCGCTAGAGCAGGCTGCATGATTCCGGAAGCGCGCAGCCTGCTCTATCCCTTTGTGGTCGCATCGTTCTTCGCGGAAAACCGGTTCCCACTTTTCCGCGCGATGCTCTAGCCGCGACCCTGCCCGCGCCAGCGGTGGATGGTGCGGGAGAGGATACCCGCCTCGTCGCCTTCCTCGGTCCAGAGCTGGCTGAACAGCGGATCGTCAGACGCCGGGCGAAGCTGCGGCGCGAGATCGTCGAGCCGCACGCGGATCGGGATCGAGACGCCCTCGCCGCAGATGATACATTCGCGGTTGCGGAGCGCGGGGATCGAATCGAGGAAACCGCGCGCGCCTTCGGGCATGGCATTGCGCACGTACATCTGGTCGCGCTCGTTGTTGAGGCGCATGGAGATGATCGTGCCGCACTGCGAGAGCACGCCTTCGGCAAGGTCCGACGGGCGCTGCGTGATGAGGCCGAGCGAGACGCCGTATTTACGGCCTTCCTTGGCAATGCGCTCGAGGATCTTGCGTACCGCGACGCCCTTCGTTTCGCGGTCGGACGGCACGTAGCGGTGCGCCTCCTCGCAGACGAGCAGGATCGGCCGCTGCGGCTCCCGCCGCGCCCAGATCGCGTAGTCGAACACCATGCGCGCGAGCACCGCGACCACCACGGTCACGATGTCGGACGGCACGCCCGACAGGTCGACGATCGAGATCGGCTTGCCCTCTGCTGGAAGCCGGAAGATCTTGGAGAGGAACGGCGCCATCGAATCCGAAACGAGCAGGCCGTTGAACATGAAATTGTAGCGCGGGTCGCTCTTCAACTCCTCGATCTTGGTCTTGAGCCGCATATAGGGCCCGAGGTCGCTCGCCTTGTCGAGCTTGCCCATCTGCGCCTGGATGGCGCCGAGCAGGTCCGAAAGCAGGTAGGGCACGGGCGAATCGACCGTCATCTTGCCGAGCGATTCGGCGATGCGGCTCTTGGAGCGGGCGGCGAGCAGGCACTTGGCCAGCACGTCCATGTCCTTCTCGCGCTCCGAACCGTCGGTGGTGATGAAGACCTCGCAGTGCTCCTCGAAGTTCATCAACCAGTAGGGGAGGTTGAGGTTGTCGACGTTGAAGATCATGCCGTTCGAGCTGAACGCGGCGGCATATTCGCCGTGCGGATCGAGCATCATGATGTGGCCCCTCGGCGCCTTCTCAACGATGCGGTGCAGGATCAGCGCGGCGCTCGTCGATTTGCCGGTACCGGTTGAGCCGAGCAGCGCGAAATGCTTGCCGAGCATCGAATCGATGAGCAGCGCGCCGCGCACGTCCTCCGTGGGATACACGGTGCCGATCTCGATGTGCGGCCGGTCCTCCGCCGCGAACACCAGCACGAGGTCGGCGCGCGAGACGGTGAACACATCGTCGCCCGGCACCGGATAGCGCGTCACGCCGCGGCGGAACGCCTTCATCGAACCGGTGGCGGGGTCCTCGGGCCCTTCGCCGAGGAAGTCGACGTGCGAGAGGATGACATCGTTCGCCTCGTCCATGCGCATGTCGCGCACGTTGCCGAGCAGCCAGAGGTCGCCGACGCGCATCTTCACCTGGCTGCCCACCTGCCCCGACATGGCGACGGTTGCGTCCTCGTGGCCTGCGATCGCCTTCAGCTGCGTGGGCTCGAGGCTGCAGATCGCGGAACCGCCGGCAATTTCCCGCACGCGGCCGATCACGCACGTGCTCGGCAGGCTGGCCGTCTTTTCGGGCTGCATGAAGACGTTGTGACCATCGGCCGGCGAGGGTGTTACCGGCATGAACGACTGATCCAAGACGCGCTCCTTCACTGCGATAAGGCTTTGCCGCAGAGGTCTAGCAGTGAAGGGATAAGGAAGCGTTTACCGCCGCGTGAAAAGCCCGGCGAGCCAGCCGAGCAGCAGTGCCAGCACGACCGCGAGCAGTCCGTAGGAGAAGCTGTGCTCCTCTGCGGCGACGGAGACCTGCCGCTCGAACCCCGACTTGTCGATGCTGATCTCGCGCATCGCGCTCGCCACCACCTTGCCATCGTCGATCAGGTGGATCTCGACCGTGTAGTTGCCGACGGGAACCTGGCTCGGGATCTGGATCCGGGCGCGATAGAGCACGTTTTCGGTAAGCTCGACCCCCTGCGCGTCGTCCGCATACAGGCCCTCGCGGCGGCGGAGGCTCAGGAACCCCCGCTCGAACGTGCGGATTTCAGCGGCGTCACCGGATACCGGCGAGAGCTGGAGATGCGACAGGCCCAGCTCGTAGATCGCCGCGGTCTCGTCGTCGACGAGCTCCGAGATCGGGCGCGTCGTCGCAACGCTGTAGAACGATGGCGCGGTTTCGAAGCGCACGGAGCTGGTGTTGATCCAGATGCCGGCGACACGCGCCTTGCGCCGCACCGTCAGCGCTTCCGGCGGTCCGCGCACGATCACGGCGATGTCGGGGCGCTCGTCGGGAGTCTGCCCGCCCGGGTACTGGATCGCGCCGAAAATCAGCAGCTCGGCACCGGCGAAGCTGTAGACGATGTCGATCTGGCTGTGGCTGATATCGGTGATCAGCCGCGGCGGCGCGGCCGCCGACAGCAGCAGGAGCATCAGGGGCAGGAACAGCCGCTTCATTCGGCATAGACCGAATAGAGTTCGCTCGGTGTCCAGGTGAGGCCGACGAGCAGGCGGATCGCGACCGCGATGACGAGCAGGGCAAGCGCGAAACGCAGCTTTTCAGGGGGCAGCCGCTGCGCCATGCGCGCGCCGATCTGCGCGCCGACGACGCCGCCGATGAGGAGCATCAGCGCGAGCACGATGTCCACCGTCTTCGACTGCACGGCGTGCAGCAGCGTGATGATCGACGTGGTGAACACGATCTGGAACAGCGACGTGCCGACCACCACCGACACCGACATGCCGAGCAGGTAGATCATCGCCGGCACCATGATGAAGCCGCCGCCGATACCCATGATGAAGGTGAGGATGCCGACGATCACGCCGATGCCGAACGGGGCGAGCGGCGAGATGTAGAGGCCCGACTTGTAGAAGCGCATCTTCCACGGCAGCGCCGCGATGAGCGGGATGTGGGGATGCAGCTTCACGCGGCGGATCTCGCCGGCGCGCGCGCGCCGCAGCGTCTGCCACGATTCCACGAGCATCAGCCCGCCCATCGTCGACAGGAAGACCACGTAGATCAGCGAGATGGAGATATCGATCTGGCCGATCTTCTGGAGCAGCTTGAAGAGGTAGGAGCCGATCCCGGACCCCACCACGCCGCCCGCCACGATCACTGCCCCCATCTTCGGATCGACGCCGCCGCGCCGCCAATGGGCAAGCGCGCCCGACACGCTCGATCCGGTGATCTGCGTGGCGGACGACGCCACCGCGATCGCCGGCGGAATCCCGTAGAAGATCAGCATCGGCGTGGTCAGGAATCCGCCACCGACACCGAACATGCCGGACAGGACGCCGACCAGAACGCCGAAGCCCACGATCACCAACGCATTGACGCTGAGCTCGGCGATCGGAAGGTAGATGTCCATGCTCTCCTGATTACCCAAGCCGGGAGTCGCCCGCCACCACCTTTGGCGTTTCCGGGTGGTGGGTCCCCAACAAAATTGCGATCGTGCATATCGGTGCAAGGAACGGAACGCCGTCCCTTCCGGTCGGGCCTATTCTCGCGGGCATCACCGGAAAGAGGAGCAGGACATGACCGACATCGACAGGCCAGGCGACGCGGATACATTCTGGAACGCCGTGGCGGCGCGTAATCGCGGCTACGACGGCCGCTTCGTCTATGCCGTGAAGCGCACCGGGGTCTATTGCCGCCCGTCGTGCCCGGCGCGGACGCCGAAGCGGGAGAACGTGCGCTTCTACGCGAACGGCGCGGCGGCCGAAGCGGACGGCTACAGGGCCTGTTTGCGCTGCCGTCCCGGCGCTCCGGAGGGACACGACCCCGCGGCGGACAAGATGGCGGCGCTCGCACGCTATATCGAGGCGCACGCGGACGCGCCGCTGCCGCTCGCCCGTCTGGCGGAGGTCGCCGGGCTCAGCAGCTTTCAGGTGCAGCGGACGTTCACCGCGATCATCGGCGTCAGCCCGAAGGCGTTCCAGACCGCGCTCAGGATGAAACGGCTGAAGGCCGGCCTGAAGGAGGGCGACGGCGTTGCCGGCGCGATCTTCGAGGCGGGCTTCGGGTCCACCAGCCGCGCCTACGAACGCGCCGGCGGACATCTCGGCATGACGCCCGCAGTTTACCGCGCTGGCGGCGCAGGGGAGGTAATCGCGTGGGCGTGCCGTCCCACCGGCCTTGGCCTTCTGCTGATGGCGGCGACGTCGCGCGGCGTCTGCGCGGTGGATTTCGGCGACGACGAAAATACGCTCGTGGATCGGTTGAGAGCCGAATTCCCGCGCGCCGTGATCGAGCCGTCGGATGCGGCTGCATCGCCGCAGCTCGATGCGTGGATCGACGCGCTCCGGGCGCATCTCTCGGACGGAGCGCCGCATCCCGATATCCCCGTCGATCTGCGCGGCACGGCATTCCAGATGAAGGTATGGCGCTTTCTGTTGAGCGTGCCGAGCGGCAGCGTGGTGTCCTATGCGGAGGTTGCCACCGGCATCGGCGTGCCGCGCGCGGTGCGCGCTGCGGCATCGGCTTGCGGCGCAAACAGGGTCGCCGTTCTCGTGCCCTGCCACCGCGTCCTCCGCGGCGACGGCGGGATCGGCGGCTATCGCTGGGGCGTGGAGCGGAAACGCGCCCTGCTGGCTGCGGAACGGCGGAGAGGACGAGCGGCCTGACCCGTGCGGCAACCGTCCTGCCGCGACCCTATCAGATTTTGCGTATCACAACTCCGCAAATCCTGTTAGCTTCCGGGTCGCACTCAGGGGGGAGATGGGCGGCGTGCGTATGCGCGAGCTTGAACGGCTGACGGGAGTGGGACGGGAAACCATCCGCTTCTATATCCGCGAGGGTTTGCTGCCCGAGCCGGACCGGGCGAGCGCGAACAGCGCCTTCTACAACGAAATGCATGTCGTGCGGCTGAGGGCGATCAAGCGGCTTCAGGAGGAGCGCTTCCTGCCGCTCGCGATCATTCGCACGCTGCTCGACGCGGAGGATGGCGACCGCTGGCTTCATGCCGACGCCTTTCCCGATCTCGATGCCATGTTGCGCGCCCGGCTCGATACCGGCGGCGACGGCGGGACGCTGGAAGAGCTTGCGGAACAGACCGGCCTTTCGATCGAGGAACTCGGCCGCGCGGCGGAGGAAGGCCTGCTCTGCCCCGACCTCGACGGTCGTTTCGGGCCGCGCAACCTCGCCATTGCGCGGTGCCTCAGGGAGCTGAACGCCATCGGCTTCACCGAAGCGCGCGGTTTTGTAGGTGTCGGCGCCATGTACGCACAGTTCATCGAGTGGCTCGTGGGGCAGGAGATGCGCCTGTTCTTCGAACACACCGCCGGCAAGATCGGCGACGATGAAGCGCTGGCGATGGCCGAGCGCGGCATCGCCACCGTCAACGAAATGCTGAGCCTGATGCGGACGCGGGAAATCCTCCGCCAGCTCGAAGCACGGCGCAGGATCGCCAACGACAACACATGATCCATTGGGAAGAGGGCACGTCATGGCTTTTTCGGACCTGTACCAGCTGACGCCGAGCGGCCCGAGCTGGAACATCGCGCAGGAGTTCCAGACGGTTTTCGACTTCGAATATTCCGACGACCGCGACGACCTGCTCGGCCTCTATGCCAAGGGCAAGAAGATGCAGTGGGATGCGGCCGAACGCATCGACTGGTCGCAGGATCTGGACTGGGAAAACCCGCAAGGTATGCCCGAACAGACCATCGGTATCTTCGGGTCGCCGATGTGGGAGAAGATGTCGCAGAAGGAACGCGTCGAGCTGCGCCGCAACATGCAGGCGTGGTCGGTCTCGCAGTTCCTGCACGGCGAGCAGGGCGCGCTCATCTGCTCGGCGAAGATCGTGCAGCAGGTGCCCGACCTCGAGGCGAAGTTCTACGCCTCCACGCAGACGATCGACGAGGCGCGGCACGTGGAGGCCTACAAGCGCCTCATCGAGAAGATCGGAATGAGCTATCCGATCACCGGCCCGCTCGCGACGCTGCTCGAGCAGGTGCTCGAAGACAAGCGCTGGGACATGACCTACCTCGGGATGCAGGTGGTGATCGAGGGGCTCGCGCTCGCCGCGTTCGCGGGCATCCGCGACATGTCGACCTCGCCGCTTGCGGGCGCCGTAAACGCTTACGTGATGCAGGACGAGGCGCGGCATGTCGCCTTCGGCCGACTCACCTTGCGCGAATATTATCCGCACCTTTCCGCGGCCGAGAAGAAGGAGCGAGAGGAGTTCCTCGTCGAGGCGTGCTACCACATGCGCGATCGGTTCCAGTCGCGCGAGGTCTACGAGACTCTCGGCTTCGACGCCGCCGAGTGCACGGCGTGGGCTGATGGGAGCGAAGGCACGCGCAACTTCCGCAATCACCTCTTCAACCGCATCGTCCCGGTCGTCGCCGACATCGGCCTGTGGGGCGAAACCGTGCAGCGCGGCTATGCGCAGATGGGCGTGCTCGATTACGTGAACGTCGATGTCGAGGCGCTGCAGGCGAACGACGAGAAGATCGCGCAGGATTTCGACGCCCGCCGCAAGAATATCGAGGCTGTCGCCGCGGCCGCGGCCGAATAGGTTCAGAACCGCGTGGCGATGGTGACGGCGGGGCCGCTCCCCGGCGCGGCCTCTCCGGCGATGCGGAACCTGTATTCGCCGCGAAGTTCGACCGTACCCTTGCCGATCCGCTGCGAGAGCTGTGCGCCGGGGCCGAGTTCGAGGCGCGATGCCGTCCGGGCTGTGCTGTCCTGGAGACTGCCCCACACGCCGCCGCCGAGCCCGAGACGCGTGCCCTTGCGCGCCGCGACCGGATAGAGCGCGAGCGCCTGCGCGCCCGCGAAGCCGTCTCGGCTGCGGGCGCCGACGATGCCGGCTTCGGCATAGGCGCTGAGATCGACCGGGAGCTTCGCGTCCGCCGCGTGCCACGCGCCGCCGGACACCCGGATGGCCCACGCATCGCGCGCCTCGCCGCCGATCGCGATCAGCCGCTCCGCGCCGATGGCCGGACCATCGCGGCCGAGCGGCATCCATGCCGCGCCGACCGCCGCCTGCGCGCTGCGCCGGTTGGGGTTCAGCCAGTCGTGCGCGAGCGCGATGCGGCCGAAGAGTTCGATCGGGCGCCGCGCCAGCGGATCGGGTGCGTAGCCGAAGCGGACGCCGCTCTGGCCGCCGCCGAGCAGCGGCCGGTCGCTGACGAAGCCGGCGCCGCCGCTTCGGATCAGGCTGTAGGCGTCCACGCGCCACGCCTTGCGCAGCGCCGCGAGCTCGGCCTGCCAGAGCGCGGCATTGGCATGGGCGGGATCGTCGGCGAGCGCGGCCTCGAATTGCCGGGCCGCGGTGCGGCGGTCTCCGGCCGCAAGCGCGGTATAGCCCGCCGCCGCGAAATCATACGCCGTCGGAGCCCCGCTCCGCACCGGCACCGACACGACGACCGGCGTGATTCCCGTGGCGATCACGGGCGATGCGGCGGGTCGGGGAAACGCCGTGACTGCCGGGAGTGCGCGCAGCGCCCGGCCCGGCTGAACCACGGGCATCGCGGCCTGCGAGGCTGCAACGGCGGTTCGCGTGGGGGAGACGGTTGCGAAAACACGGGTCGCTGCGGGAACAGCAGCAGGCGCAGGCCCGGCACGTGCGGCGAGCATGGCGGCAAAGGTTTCGCGCGCGGCTTCGAACCGCCACGTGGACCACAGCGCAAGCGCTGCCACCACGACACCGAAGGCGCGGACCGGACGCATCTATTCGTCCACCGCCGTTTGCGGGAAACGGTGCGCGGTCTTTTCCCAGACCGGGCGGGTCTTGCTGACGAGGCTGCGGACATAGCGCCTGCAGGCGCGGAGGGCGGCGAGGAAGTTTACGAAATTGGCGACGAAGGCGCGGGGGAGGGCGCGGAGCGCCTCGACGGGGCCATGTTGACGCCCAGTGAACAACATCCGCATGGCGAGCCGCCAGACGAGAAGCGCGGCCGTCAGCCGCAGCAGTCCGTCGAGCGCCGTGCCGCGCTCGACGACGGCGGGCAGCGCGCGCGCATCCGGCACCGTGCCCTTGAGGACGATCGCGGCGGCATAGGCGATCGCGGCGACGTAGGCGACGATCACGACGAGCGCGTTCAGCAGCGCCTTGCGGTCACGCAGCAGCATGTAGCGTGCGGCGACGCCGCCCTGCCAGCCGATGCGGTCCCAGCCGTGGAGCGCGATGCCGAGCAGCCAGCGCGACTTCTGGCGCACGGCGGCCTCAAGCGCCGCCGGGAAATGCTCGCGCGTCGTCACGTGCGCCGCGCCGCGCGTGCCCGGAATGCGCACGAACGCGGCCTTGCCGCCGCGCGCGTGGATGCGGTGGCCGAGCTCGTAGTCCTCGGTGAGCGACTCCGGGTCGAACGGCGCGCCGCCGAGCGCGTCGGCGATCCGGCCCATCATCTCCCGCTCGAAACCGCAGGCGACCCCCGCGGCGGGGACGGCCGCGCCGATCGCCTCGCGCACCACCATGTCCTTGGTGTGGCTCTCGGCGAACTCGTCGAGGTAATGCCCCGCGATCCAGCGCGAGGCCGGGTCGGCGAACGGCACGACGGGAAGCTGCACCATCGCCTTTGCCGGGATCAGGTAGTCGATGACGTCGAGCTCGCGCGCGTGCGCGACGTCCTCGGCGTCGTGCAGGACGATCGCCTTGAAGCGGACGCCGTGCGCGCGTTCGTAGCGCGCCATGCCGCGCCAGACCGCGTTCAGGCAGTCGGCCTTGGTCGTCGGGCCGGGGTGCGGCACCGTCATGGTCTCGACGCGGGGATCGCCGAGCGCGGCCACGGCGGCGTGTGTCGCCGCATCGTTCGGATAGATGCCGACGAAAACGCGGTAGTGCGGATGCCGCATCGTGCGCGTGAAGGTGGCGAGCATCGGCCCGATCACCTCGGCCTCGTCCCACGCGGGGACGAACACGGCGATGGGCGCATCGGCTGCCGGGCGCGCCGGGAGCGAACCGGCGTCGGCGCGCCGCCGGACGCGGTAGACGGTGAGGCGGCGCCAGACCTGCCGCGCGAAATAGAGGATGTCGAAAAGAAGATCGTCGAGGCTCGACACGGCAACGCCCGCCGCCGCGAGCAGCAGCAGCTCCCGCGTCAGCAGCCAGTATCCGGCCAGCCAGACGTACAAATCCCCCATGCGTGTGAACGATCCCCCCGTTCAGAAACGCAGGCGTAATGAAAGGTGTTCGCAGTGATTCTGCAAGCCTTTAATTTCTAAGGATTTGTGGCACTCGCCAAGCGGCCGCACCCGGCGTATATCTGCTTCCATGCAGCAGTATCTCGATCTTCTCGCCCGCGTCCGCCGCCACGGCACGGAGCGCGGCGACCGCACCGGCACGGGCACGCTCAGCGTCTTCGGGCACCAGATGCGCTTCGATCTCGCCGACGGTTTCCCGATGCTGACGACGAAGAAGCTGCACCTGAAATCCATCGTGCACGAGCTTCTGTGGTTCCTCTCGGGCGACACCAACATCCGCTACCTGAAGGAGAACGGCGTCTCCATCTGGGACGAGTGGGCGGACGGCGAGGGCGAGCTCGGCCCGGTCTACGGCAAGCAGTGGCGTCGCTGGGAAACGCCGGACGGGCGCGTCATCGACCAGATCGGGAACCTCGTGGAGGCGATCCGCCGCAATCCCGAATCGCGGCGGCTGATCGTCTCGGCGTGGAACGTCGCGGAGGTGGACAGCATGGCGCTGCCGCCCTGCCACTGCCTGTTCCAGTTCTACGTCGCCGAGGGGCGGCTCTCCTGCCAGCTCTACCAGCGCAGCGCCGACGTGTTCCTCGGCGTGCCGTTCAACATCGCCTCCTACGCGCTTCTCACGCAGATGATGGCGCAGGTGACGGGGCTGAAGCCCGGCGAGTTCGTCCACAGCTTCGGCGACGCGCACCTCTACCTCAACCACCTCGAACAGGCCGACCTGCAACTGACGCGGCGGCCGATGGCGCTGCCCGAGATGCGCATCAACCCGGAGGTGAAGGACATCTTCGGCTTCCGCTACGACGATTTCGAGCTCGTCGGCTACGCGGCGCACCCGCACATCAAGGCGCCGGTGGCGGTGTGACCGCGACATACCGGCCCGACATCGTCCTCGTCGTTGCGCGTGCCGACAACCGGGTGATCGGCAAGGACGGCGCCATGCCGTGGCACCTGTCCGAAGACCTGAGGCGCTTCAAGCGGATCACGGTGGGCAAGCCAGTGATCATGGGGCGCAAGACCTTCGAATCCATCGGGAAACCGCTACCCGGACGCCACAACATCGTGCTGACGCGCCAGCCCGGATGGCGGGCGGAGGGCGTCACCGTGGTGCCGAACCTCGCCGAGGCGATCGCGGCGGCGGGGCTCGATCCGCGCACGCGCGCCGACGCGATCATGGTGGTGGGCGGCGCGGACATCTACGCGCAGGCGCTGCCCTTCGCGACGCGCATCGAGCTCACCGAAATCCATGCGGCGCCGGACGGCGATACTTATTTTCCGCAGCTTGATCCGGCGCGCTGGCGTGAGACCTTCCGCGAAGCGCATCCGGCGGGGAAGACGCACCCCGCCTATGATTTCGTGACGCTGGAGGCGGTCTGATGGCGAAGGCGGCGACGGGACGGAGAACGGCGAAACGCAGGCGCTGGCCGTGGATCGTAGCGGCGCTGGCCGTCCTTGCCGCCGTGCTGTTCTTCGGGCTTGCGCCGGGCATCGCCGAGCGGTCGGTGAACCGCATCGCGGGTTCGGGCGAATGGACCGTGAGCCCCGCCGCGCAGGCGCTCCACGACCGGCTGGTGATCGCCGATCTCCACTCGGACACGCTGCTCTGGAAACGCGATCCCGAAAAACGCGCGGCGCGCGGGCACGTCGATCTGCCGCGGCTCCGCGACGGCAACGTGAAGCTGCAGGTGTTCTCGTCCGTCACCAAGACGCCGAAGAACCAGAACTACGACGCGAACGGCGGCGATACGGACAACATCACCCTGCTCGCCATCGCGCAGCTCCAGCCGCCGCGCACGTGGGATTCGCTGCTCCAGCGCTCGCTGTGGCACGCCGAGCGGATGCGCGCGGCGAAGGGCTACCGGCTGGTGCGCACGGCGCGCGACCTCGACGCGCTGCTCGGCGACAAGGCCGCGACGGGCGCGCTGCTTTCCATCGAGGGACTCCAGAACCTCGAAGGCAGGCTCGGCAACGTCGACGTGCTGTTCGACGCGGGCTACCGCATGGCGGGTCTCACGCACTTCTTCGACAACGAGCTGGCGGGCTCGATGCACGGGCTGGAGAAGGGCGGGCTGACGCCGTTCGGCCGCGACGTCATCCGCCGCATGGAGGCGAAGGGCATGGTCGTCGACCTCGCCCACGCCAGCCACGCGACCGTCGCCGAAGCACTGAAGCTTGTGACGAAGCCGGTCGTCTACAGCCACGGCGGCGTCAAGGCGACGTGCGACACCAACCGCAACCTCACCGACGAGGAGATCCGGGGGATCGCCGCGACGGGCGGCGTCGTCGGCATCGGCTTCTGGGACGCCGCCGTCTGCGCGCCGACACCGCAGGCGACGGCGCGGGCGATGCGGCACGTGCGCGATCTCGTCGGCATCGACCACGTGGCGCTCGGCTCGGACTGGGACGGCGCGACGACCGTGGGCGTCGATGCGGCGCATCTCGCCGCGGTCACGCAGGCGCTTCTCGATCAGGGCTTCACGCAAGGCGAGATCGGGAAGGCGATGGGCGGCAACGTCGTCCGCGTGCTTCGCGCCACCTTGCCGCGCCAGTGAGCTTGCCGTGATGGGCCGGGCGGGATAGCAGGGCGCGCATGGAACGCATCACGGGGGATGCGCCGCTTGCCGAAGCCCTTCGCGGCGGCGTCGCGGCGATCGGCAATTTCGACGGCTTCCACATCGGCCATCAGGCGGTGGTGGGCCGGGCGCTGGCGCGCGCGCGCGCCGAGGGGCTGCCCGCGCTCGCCCTGACGTTCGATCCGCACCCGGCGCGGCTGTTCCGCCCACAGTCGCCGCCGTTCATGCTGACGACCACGGACCAGAAGCTCGATCTCCTGGAGGCGTTCGGCATCGACGCCGCCGTGGTGCTGCGCTTCGACGTCGCCTTCGCGGCGCTGCCCGCCGAGGCGTTCGTCGCCGACGTGCTGATGGCGCGGCTCGGCCTCGTGGGGGTCGTGACGGGCGAGGACTTCACCTTCGGGCGCGGCGCGGGCGGCGACACGGCGAAGCTGCTGGAGCTGGGCGCGCCGCACGGGCTCATCGCGGAAACGGTCGCGCCGGTGCGCGACGAGGGCGCCGCGATCATCTCCTCGACGCGCGTGCGCGCCGCCTTGCAGGCGGGGCACTGCCGGGAGGCCGCGGCGCTGATGGGGCGGCCCTTTGCCATTCGCGGCACGGTGGAGCACGGCGACAAGCGCGGGCGCACCATCGACGTGCCGACGGCGAACGTGGCCATCGGCGGCGAATACGTCCGCCCCGCCTACGGCATCTACGCAGTGCGCTGCCGGCTCGAGGACGGGCGCCTTGTGGACGGCGTCGCGAACCTCGGCATCCGGCCGATGTTCACGCCGCCGAGGGAACTGCTGGAGGTCCACCTGTTCGACTACGCGGGCGACCTCTACGGGCAGGCCATCGAGACGCAGCTCATCGCGCACCTCAGGCCCGAAATGAAACTCGCCAGCCTCGAGGCGCTGAAGGCCCAGATCGCCAAGGATATCGTGGACGCGCGCGCCGCTCTCCAGCAGGGTAAACCCTGATTTTCTTCGTTTGCCGCAT
Coding sequences:
- a CDS encoding ATP-binding protein, yielding MQPEKTASLPSTCVIGRVREIAGGSAICSLEPTQLKAIAGHEDATVAMSGQVGSQVKMRVGDLWLLGNVRDMRMDEANDVILSHVDFLGEGPEDPATGSMKAFRRGVTRYPVPGDDVFTVSRADLVLVFAAEDRPHIEIGTVYPTEDVRGALLIDSMLGKHFALLGSTGTGKSTSAALILHRIVEKAPRGHIMMLDPHGEYAAAFSSNGMIFNVDNLNLPYWLMNFEEHCEVFITTDGSEREKDMDVLAKCLLAARSKSRIAESLGKMTVDSPVPYLLSDLLGAIQAQMGKLDKASDLGPYMRLKTKIEELKSDPRYNFMFNGLLVSDSMAPFLSKIFRLPAEGKPISIVDLSGVPSDIVTVVVAVLARMVFDYAIWARREPQRPILLVCEEAHRYVPSDRETKGVAVRKILERIAKEGRKYGVSLGLITQRPSDLAEGVLSQCGTIISMRLNNERDQMYVRNAMPEGARGFLDSIPALRNRECIICGEGVSIPIRVRLDDLAPQLRPASDDPLFSQLWTEEGDEAGILSRTIHRWRGQGRG
- a CDS encoding TIGR02186 family protein; its protein translation is MKRLFLPLMLLLLSAAAPPRLITDISHSQIDIVYSFAGAELLIFGAIQYPGGQTPDERPDIAVIVRGPPEALTVRRKARVAGIWINTSSVRFETAPSFYSVATTRPISELVDDETAAIYELGLSHLQLSPVSGDAAEIRTFERGFLSLRRREGLYADDAQGVELTENVLYRARIQIPSQVPVGNYTVEIHLIDDGKVVASAMREISIDKSGFERQVSVAAEEHSFSYGLLAVVLALLLGWLAGLFTRR
- a CDS encoding sulfite exporter TauE/SafE family protein codes for the protein MDIYLPIAELSVNALVIVGFGVLVGVLSGMFGVGGGFLTTPMLIFYGIPPAIAVASSATQITGSSVSGALAHWRRGGVDPKMGAVIVAGGVVGSGIGSYLFKLLQKIGQIDISISLIYVVFLSTMGGLMLVESWQTLRRARAGEIRRVKLHPHIPLIAALPWKMRFYKSGLYISPLAPFGIGVIVGILTFIMGIGGGFIMVPAMIYLLGMSVSVVVGTSLFQIVFTTSIITLLHAVQSKTVDIVLALMLLIGGVVGAQIGARMAQRLPPEKLRFALALLVIAVAIRLLVGLTWTPSELYSVYAE
- the ada gene encoding bifunctional DNA-binding transcriptional regulator/O6-methylguanine-DNA methyltransferase Ada, encoding MTDIDRPGDADTFWNAVAARNRGYDGRFVYAVKRTGVYCRPSCPARTPKRENVRFYANGAAAEADGYRACLRCRPGAPEGHDPAADKMAALARYIEAHADAPLPLARLAEVAGLSSFQVQRTFTAIIGVSPKAFQTALRMKRLKAGLKEGDGVAGAIFEAGFGSTSRAYERAGGHLGMTPAVYRAGGAGEVIAWACRPTGLGLLLMAATSRGVCAVDFGDDENTLVDRLRAEFPRAVIEPSDAAASPQLDAWIDALRAHLSDGAPHPDIPVDLRGTAFQMKVWRFLLSVPSGSVVSYAEVATGIGVPRAVRAAASACGANRVAVLVPCHRVLRGDGGIGGYRWGVERKRALLAAERRRGRAA
- a CDS encoding MerR family transcriptional regulator, with product MRELERLTGVGRETIRFYIREGLLPEPDRASANSAFYNEMHVVRLRAIKRLQEERFLPLAIIRTLLDAEDGDRWLHADAFPDLDAMLRARLDTGGDGGTLEELAEQTGLSIEELGRAAEEGLLCPDLDGRFGPRNLAIARCLRELNAIGFTEARGFVGVGAMYAQFIEWLVGQEMRLFFEHTAGKIGDDEALAMAERGIATVNEMLSLMRTREILRQLEARRRIANDNT
- a CDS encoding diiron oxygenase translates to MAFSDLYQLTPSGPSWNIAQEFQTVFDFEYSDDRDDLLGLYAKGKKMQWDAAERIDWSQDLDWENPQGMPEQTIGIFGSPMWEKMSQKERVELRRNMQAWSVSQFLHGEQGALICSAKIVQQVPDLEAKFYASTQTIDEARHVEAYKRLIEKIGMSYPITGPLATLLEQVLEDKRWDMTYLGMQVVIEGLALAAFAGIRDMSTSPLAGAVNAYVMQDEARHVAFGRLTLREYYPHLSAAEKKEREEFLVEACYHMRDRFQSREVYETLGFDAAECTAWADGSEGTRNFRNHLFNRIVPVVADIGLWGETVQRGYAQMGVLDYVNVDVEALQANDEKIAQDFDARRKNIEAVAAAAAE
- a CDS encoding glycosyl transferase family protein, with translation MGDLYVWLAGYWLLTRELLLLAAAGVAVSSLDDLLFDILYFARQVWRRLTVYRVRRRADAGSLPARPAADAPIAVFVPAWDEAEVIGPMLATFTRTMRHPHYRVFVGIYPNDAATHAAVAALGDPRVETMTVPHPGPTTKADCLNAVWRGMARYERAHGVRFKAIVLHDAEDVAHARELDVIDYLIPAKAMVQLPVVPFADPASRWIAGHYLDEFAESHTKDMVVREAIGAAVPAAGVACGFEREMMGRIADALGGAPFDPESLTEDYELGHRIHARGGKAAFVRIPGTRGAAHVTTREHFPAALEAAVRQKSRWLLGIALHGWDRIGWQGGVAARYMLLRDRKALLNALVVIVAYVAAIAYAAAIVLKGTVPDARALPAVVERGTALDGLLRLTAALLVWRLAMRMLFTGRQHGPVEALRALPRAFVANFVNFLAALRACRRYVRSLVSKTRPVWEKTAHRFPQTAVDE